CTCCAACTTGTCCAACACAGAATTCCGCACGTACAAAAAGCCTGTCCCTCTTGGACCGCGTAAATACTTTCTGCCGGTTGCAGAAAGCATGTCACACTGGATCAGGTTCACATCGACCGGCATTTGACCGACCGACTGGCATGCGTCCAGCAAATATAGAATGCCCGATTCCTTTGCCACTCTTCCGATTTCTTCCGCTGGATTCACCAATCCACTATTTGTCGGGACGTGGGTAATCGCAATCAGCTTAACGCGATCATCCAGCATTTTTTTGAGCTTCTCTAAGGAAACCTGGCCATGCGCGTCATTGGGAATTACATCCACCTGCGCACCGGTTCTTTTTGTGACCTGAAGGTAGGCAATATAGTTACTCGCGTACTCTGCCTTCGCTGTTAGAATGCGGTCTCCCTTTTGAAACGGTATCGAATAAAAGGCCATGTCCCAGGCACGAGTGGCATTTTCAACCATCGCGACCTCTTTGCGATCACAACCAATCAGCGAAGCAACCGCGTCATAGACATGCTCGATCTTTTCCAACTCCCGGGTCTCGGCCTCATATCCCCCGATCTGCGATTCCAACTGCAGGTGGTCGATGACTGCATTCAGCACGAGACGCGGTATCAGCGCGGCGCCGGCATTGTTAAAATGCGCAACCTCCTGGCAGCCCGGAGTCTCTTCTCGAATTGCAGCAACATTCATTGTTCGAAACCAAGGTTAATAAATAGTAAATCCGCTTGCCAAACGTAGCCAGACTTTTCAGAAAATGGCTATTCCCGTTTGTAATTCTTTGCCTTACGCTCCTCCAATTTTTCCGGTTAACCGGACCTCTCAATGAGCCGCATTTCTGGAGACAGGCAGACACCGCAAACTATGCGCTGGATATCTATCGTTTTTCTCTAAACCCTTTTCAACCGATGGTTTGCTGGATCGACGAGAACTTGCCAGACTCTTTGAAAAGCTTATCCTTTACACCTTATGCAATCGCCATCAACAGCCGCCACGTAGGCCTGTTGTACTGGGCCAAACTAGGCGGTTAATTCTTCAATTGTCGATTTCGGTCTGCGCCGAACGACTGGATATATAGGAGTACAAGAATGGTAACAATCAATCCTTATTTGAGTTTTGCCGGAAACACGGAAGAGGCATTTCAGTTTTACAAATCGATATTTGGAGGAGATTTTTCAGCTGTAATGCAGTGGAAGGATCTTCCTGATGCAGGGAAAGTATCCGACGCTGAGCGGCAAAAAATCATGCATATCTCTCTGCCAATCAGCGAAAAGAACATTCTCATGGCTTCTGATGCGTTGGAATCTCGAGGAGAAAAAATCGTCGCAGGCAACAATTTTTACCTTGCCGTTAACACGGAAAGCAAAGAGGAAGCTAACAAAATTTTTAAAGGACTCTCAGCAGGCGGAACAGTCATCTTGCCGCAACAAAATACTTTCTGGGGTTCCTATTTTGGAATGCTGACCGACAAGTTCGGAATCCAATGGATGGTAAGTTACGAGTTGAAAAAATAGATTTAAAACTTGCAGGCTAGAAGTACCTGCGCTTCGTGCATAGAAAGAAGAACTCCGAATATCGAACAATCGAATTCTGAACGCAGAAGTGGGACTTGCGCCAATCCAAGCGATTGCCGGTCAAACGGTTGGCCTGCACTGAACCGAAAACTTCGACAGTTCGGAGATCCTTGTTCAAGATTCGATATTCGACTTATTTTTTGCAGGCTGGAAGCCTGCGATCCGAAATGCAGGCGAGGACGCCCGCGCTCCTTACCGTTCGTTCAGGAGGGTCTTCAGTTCATCCATGAATTCACTGATGTCTTTGAATTCACGATAAACCGAAGCAAATCGGACGAAGGCAACTTTGTCGAGCCGCCGGAGGGATTCCATGATGTAAGAGCCCACTTC
Above is a genomic segment from bacterium containing:
- a CDS encoding aminotransferase class V-fold PLP-dependent enzyme, with amino-acid sequence MNVAAIREETPGCQEVAHFNNAGAALIPRLVLNAVIDHLQLESQIGGYEAETRELEKIEHVYDAVASLIGCDRKEVAMVENATRAWDMAFYSIPFQKGDRILTAKAEYASNYIAYLQVTKRTGAQVDVIPNDAHGQVSLEKLKKMLDDRVKLIAITHVPTNSGLVNPAEEIGRVAKESGILYLLDACQSVGQMPVDVNLIQCDMLSATGRKYLRGPRGTGFLYVRNSVLDKLEPPFLDLHAATWTASDDYEIRRDARRFENWESNIAGKIGLGVAIDYALNLGLSAIRDRIQFLAEMLRSGLKAVPGVKVCDPGLRRCGIVSFTMDGVAPEEIRARLWKSKINVWRSTVESTRLDMEERNLEKVVRASVHYYNTESEIERLLSSLVVFSGR
- a CDS encoding VOC family protein, with the translated sequence MVTINPYLSFAGNTEEAFQFYKSIFGGDFSAVMQWKDLPDAGKVSDAERQKIMHISLPISEKNILMASDALESRGEKIVAGNNFYLAVNTESKEEANKIFKGLSAGGTVILPQQNTFWGSYFGMLTDKFGIQWMVSYELKK
- a CDS encoding transcriptional regulator NrdR, with protein sequence EVGSYIMESLRRLDKVAFVRFASVYREFKDISEFMDELKTLLNER